One stretch of Halapricum desulfuricans DNA includes these proteins:
- a CDS encoding ThuA domain-containing protein yields the protein MPTITVWNEYIHEKENDRAAELYPDGVHTHIANILAEAGHDTRTATLQEPDHGLTEEVLEDTDVLYWWGHIAHDEVDDQIAERVARHVREGMGLVVLHSGHHAKPFRKLLGMDADLTWRAIGERERLHVVDPGHPIASGLPESFVVPEAEMYGEPFTVPEPDRLVFVSWFEGGEVFRSGCCYRRGKGRVFYFRPGHETYPVYHQSEVQTVLRNAAEWAAPVEGSPYPTEPRNVPDPAEDIDGYEPR from the coding sequence ATGCCCACGATCACAGTCTGGAACGAGTACATCCACGAGAAAGAGAACGACCGCGCCGCCGAACTCTATCCCGACGGCGTCCACACTCACATCGCCAACATTCTCGCGGAAGCGGGCCACGACACACGCACTGCAACCTTACAGGAACCAGACCACGGCCTCACCGAAGAAGTCCTTGAAGACACTGACGTCCTCTACTGGTGGGGCCACATCGCCCACGACGAAGTCGACGACCAGATCGCCGAGCGCGTCGCCCGGCACGTCCGCGAGGGGATGGGACTGGTCGTGTTGCACTCGGGCCACCACGCCAAACCCTTCCGGAAACTCCTGGGAATGGACGCCGATCTCACCTGGCGAGCGATCGGAGAGCGCGAGCGCCTGCACGTGGTCGATCCCGGCCACCCCATCGCAAGCGGGCTGCCAGAGAGCTTCGTCGTCCCCGAGGCCGAGATGTACGGCGAGCCCTTTACCGTGCCCGAGCCCGACCGGCTGGTGTTCGTCTCGTGGTTCGAGGGCGGGGAAGTCTTTCGCTCGGGGTGTTGCTATCGCCGCGGCAAGGGCCGAGTCTTCTACTTTCGGCCCGGCCACGAGACCTACCCCGTCTACCATCAGTCGGAAGTCCAGACAGTCCTGCGAAACGCCGCCGAGTGGGCCGCGCCCGTCGAGGGCAGTCCCTACCCGACCGAACCACGCAACGTTCCCGACCCCGCAGAAGACATCGACGGGTACGAACCGCGATAG
- the malQ gene encoding 4-alpha-glucanotransferase — protein MSFERQSGVFLHVSSLSGPDGIGTLGEPAHEFVEYLETAEQSLWQTCPIGPTDPRQGNSPYSSFSARAGNPLFIELDALAEEGWLDDPDRPDFDDREVEYERVMAFKREALRDAFEGFSDVADADDWAAFESFCEENAEWLDDYALFRALDDHFDADTWLDWPDGAKFRDPDALERYREQLARDVRFRQFLQWVFDRQWAELREHAHEHGVELVGDMAIYVGTNSADVWANPEIFKLDEEREPIYVSGVPPDDFSDTGQLWGTPVYDWETLADREYDWWIQRFAGLLDRFDVFRIDHFKGFESYYQVPAEEDTAMNGEWVSGPGRDFFEAVRERLGDLPIVVEDLGEVTDATRALRDAFGFPGMRVAGMADWCDDDHTHHPANYDDDSVAYASTHDTSTTPGWYEDLSETQKQCLHSVVDHEGGEVHWDIIEAVWASPAIITIAQFQDFLGLGDEHRFNLPGTATGNWKWRMRRSELDPAVAERLADVTRRTDRR, from the coding sequence ATGTCCTTCGAGAGACAGAGCGGCGTCTTTCTTCACGTGTCGTCGCTTTCCGGACCTGACGGCATCGGGACGCTCGGAGAGCCGGCTCACGAGTTCGTCGAGTACCTCGAGACGGCCGAACAGTCCCTCTGGCAGACCTGCCCGATCGGCCCAACCGATCCGAGACAGGGAAACTCCCCGTACTCGTCGTTCTCCGCGCGTGCGGGCAATCCCCTGTTCATCGAACTTGACGCGCTCGCCGAGGAAGGGTGGCTCGACGACCCCGATCGCCCCGATTTCGACGACCGCGAGGTCGAGTACGAGCGGGTGATGGCGTTCAAACGGGAGGCGCTTCGTGACGCTTTCGAGGGGTTTTCCGACGTCGCCGACGCGGACGACTGGGCGGCCTTCGAGTCGTTCTGTGAGGAGAACGCCGAGTGGCTCGACGACTACGCGCTCTTCCGGGCGCTCGACGACCACTTCGACGCCGATACCTGGCTGGACTGGCCCGACGGAGCGAAGTTCCGCGATCCCGACGCGCTCGAGCGATACCGGGAACAACTCGCTCGGGACGTTCGGTTCCGACAGTTCCTCCAGTGGGTCTTCGATCGACAGTGGGCGGAGCTACGCGAGCACGCCCACGAACACGGGGTCGAACTCGTCGGAGACATGGCGATCTACGTCGGGACCAACAGTGCCGACGTCTGGGCCAACCCGGAGATATTCAAACTCGACGAGGAGCGAGAACCGATTTACGTCTCTGGGGTCCCACCGGACGACTTCTCGGACACGGGGCAGCTCTGGGGCACGCCAGTCTACGACTGGGAAACGCTCGCCGACCGCGAGTACGACTGGTGGATACAGCGTTTCGCCGGATTACTCGACCGCTTCGACGTCTTCAGGATAGACCACTTCAAGGGGTTCGAGAGTTACTATCAGGTACCCGCCGAGGAGGACACGGCGATGAACGGCGAGTGGGTCTCGGGTCCGGGTCGGGACTTCTTCGAGGCCGTCCGTGAGAGACTCGGCGACCTCCCGATCGTCGTCGAGGACCTCGGCGAGGTCACCGACGCGACGCGGGCGCTCCGAGACGCGTTCGGGTTCCCCGGGATGCGAGTGGCGGGGATGGCTGACTGGTGTGACGACGATCACACGCATCACCCGGCGAACTACGACGACGACTCGGTCGCCTACGCCTCCACGCACGACACGAGCACGACGCCCGGGTGGTACGAGGACCTCTCCGAGACGCAGAAACAGTGTCTTCACTCTGTGGTCGATCACGAAGGCGGCGAGGTGCACTGGGATATCATCGAAGCCGTCTGGGCGTCCCCGGCGATCATCACGATCGCACAGTTCCAGGACTTCCTCGGACTGGGGGACGAACATCGGTTCAACCTTCCCGGCACGGCGACGGGGAACTGGAAGTGGCGAATGCGTCGGTCAGAGCTCGATCCGGCTGTTGCTGAGCGGCTCGCC